A single region of the Methylocystis echinoides genome encodes:
- a CDS encoding tetratricopeptide repeat protein, translating to MLAPVTSPEAIAQYFSQETQKGRAGQQTLADLFGAADTLASANQLRLAAELYRNWIAFNMSDPLAHMAYFNLAVLLRRLDDFPGAINALVECARLKPEFHQARINLGRVFEDAGHIPRALEQWNQAVAGLSGVSAETQKLKLLALQQSGRVLEAAERFEAAENLLKQAIDLRPDLPESAQHWIALRQRQCKWPVLSPSEYVTRRQLLDAMSPISLALHADDPLFQLGRACRYNRNLVGRPAPVAAAASPEAAARQPNERLRIGYVSSDLREHAVGFALVEVFELHDRSAFEIFAYSFGADRPADATQARFKAAVDHWSDVSAQDDDHVAQEIAEDGIDILVDLNGYTKNARAGIFARRPAPVIVNWCGYPGTMGSAYHHYLIADAHIVPPGSEIFYSEKVLRLACNQPLDRKRRIDHGALTRADEGLPEDSFVFCCLNGMQKITPEVFALWLRILQDTPGSVLWLLSGGADVDERLRQLARADGVDGERLLFAQKRPNALHLARMSLADLFLDTFPYGAHSTAADALTAGVPVLTRPGRSFASRFCASVVRAAGLDDFICETVDDYVRKAVTIASDPRIIRHYRHKLAAHRDKSVLRDMNATARRLEELYLDMQAARDADALPVPELVNLDAYYEIGAALDAEQACFADDASYFAAWQTKLVEWNRHTPLSPDSRLWRRP from the coding sequence ATGCTTGCGCCCGTAACGTCGCCCGAGGCCATCGCGCAATATTTCTCGCAGGAAACACAGAAGGGTCGAGCGGGCCAGCAGACTCTGGCCGATCTGTTCGGCGCGGCGGATACGCTCGCTTCCGCCAATCAGCTGCGCCTCGCCGCCGAACTCTACCGCAACTGGATCGCGTTCAACATGAGCGATCCGCTGGCCCATATGGCCTATTTCAATCTCGCCGTGCTGCTGCGCCGTCTCGATGATTTCCCCGGCGCCATCAATGCGCTCGTGGAATGCGCGCGGCTGAAGCCCGAATTCCATCAGGCGCGCATCAATCTCGGCCGCGTCTTCGAGGACGCCGGTCACATCCCGCGCGCGCTCGAGCAATGGAATCAGGCGGTCGCGGGACTTTCCGGCGTCAGCGCGGAAACGCAGAAACTGAAACTCCTCGCCCTCCAGCAAAGCGGCCGCGTGCTCGAAGCCGCCGAGCGATTCGAGGCGGCGGAGAACCTGCTGAAACAGGCGATCGACCTGCGCCCCGATCTCCCCGAATCCGCGCAGCACTGGATCGCGCTGCGTCAGCGCCAGTGCAAATGGCCGGTGCTGTCGCCGTCCGAATATGTGACGCGGCGTCAGCTGCTCGACGCCATGTCGCCGATCTCGCTCGCGCTGCACGCCGACGATCCGCTGTTTCAGCTCGGCAGAGCCTGTCGCTACAACCGCAATCTCGTCGGGCGACCGGCGCCGGTCGCGGCCGCCGCCTCCCCGGAGGCGGCGGCCCGCCAGCCCAACGAAAGACTGCGCATCGGATATGTTTCATCCGATCTGCGCGAACATGCGGTCGGCTTCGCGCTGGTCGAAGTCTTCGAATTGCACGACAGATCGGCATTTGAAATCTTCGCCTATTCCTTCGGCGCGGACCGGCCGGCGGACGCGACACAGGCGCGTTTCAAGGCGGCGGTCGATCACTGGAGCGACGTCAGCGCACAGGACGACGATCATGTGGCGCAGGAAATCGCCGAGGACGGAATCGACATTCTGGTTGATCTCAATGGCTACACGAAGAATGCGCGCGCCGGCATTTTCGCGCGCCGGCCCGCGCCGGTTATCGTCAACTGGTGCGGCTATCCCGGAACGATGGGCAGCGCCTATCATCATTATCTCATCGCCGACGCGCATATCGTTCCCCCCGGAAGCGAGATTTTCTATTCCGAGAAAGTGCTGCGCCTCGCCTGCAATCAGCCGCTCGACCGCAAGCGGCGGATCGATCACGGCGCTCTGACGCGCGCTGACGAAGGATTGCCGGAGGACTCTTTTGTCTTCTGCTGTCTCAACGGCATGCAGAAAATCACGCCGGAGGTGTTCGCGCTCTGGCTGCGCATCCTGCAAGACACGCCTGGCTCGGTGCTGTGGCTGCTGTCGGGCGGGGCGGATGTCGACGAGCGGCTGCGTCAGCTCGCGCGCGCGGATGGCGTCGACGGCGAGCGCCTGCTCTTTGCGCAGAAACGGCCCAATGCGCTGCATCTCGCCCGCATGTCGCTCGCCGATCTCTTCCTCGACACTTTCCCTTACGGCGCCCATTCCACGGCCGCCGACGCGCTGACCGCCGGCGTGCCGGTGCTGACCCGCCCCGGCCGCAGTTTCGCGTCGCGCTTCTGCGCGAGCGTCGTGCGCGCCGCCGGACTCGACGATTTCATCTGCGAGACGGTCGACGATTATGTGCGCAAGGCCGTGACCATCGCCTCCGATCCCCGCATCATCCGTCATTACCGTCACAAGCTCGCCGCGCATCGCGACAAAAGCGTGCTGCGCGACATGAACGCCACGGCCCGGCGGCTGGAGGAACTTTATCTCGACATGCAGGCCGCCCGCGACGCGGACGCCCTGCCTGTTCCCGAGCTCGTCAATCTCGACGCCTATTACGAAATCGGCGCCGCGCTCGACGCCGAACAGGCGTGTTTCGCCGACGATGCAAGCTACTTCGCCGCCTGGCAGACGAAGCTTGTCGAATGGAACAGGCACACGCCGCTTTCACCCGACTCGCGTCTATGGCGCCGGCCGTAA
- a CDS encoding beta-ribofuranosylaminobenzene 5'-phosphate synthase family protein, whose protein sequence is MSAQVSVAATARLHLGFLDMNGGLGRKFGGLGLSLDAPTTRLTLTRAVDNHVEGPEQTRAAELLARAQAALAPGAAHRLVIHEAIPAHSGFGSGTQLALAVAAALRRLEDLPHDAAADAALMSRGARSGLGAGLFVTGGLVVDGGRGPLTQTPPVIARAEFPEEWRVLLVSDPAAVGLHGADEREAFVALPPSSAADSGELCRLVLMQALPALAERALAPFGTAVARIQEVVGDYFAPRQGGRRFTSARVEAAVDRLTREGATGGGQTSWGPTGFAFVESDSAARALVARLDAEARADGLHISIHKGLNRGARIDAVYARLA, encoded by the coding sequence ATGTCGGCACAAGTGAGCGTCGCGGCGACGGCGCGGCTGCATCTCGGTTTTCTCGACATGAACGGCGGGCTCGGACGCAAGTTCGGCGGGCTCGGCCTGTCGCTCGACGCCCCCACGACCCGGCTGACGCTCACGCGCGCCGTCGACAACCACGTCGAAGGCCCCGAACAGACGCGGGCGGCCGAACTTCTGGCCCGCGCGCAGGCGGCGCTGGCGCCGGGCGCCGCGCATCGCCTGGTAATCCACGAGGCCATTCCGGCCCATTCCGGTTTCGGCTCCGGCACGCAACTCGCCCTTGCGGTCGCCGCCGCCCTGCGCCGGCTCGAGGATTTGCCGCATGACGCCGCCGCCGATGCGGCGCTCATGTCGCGCGGCGCGCGCTCGGGGCTCGGAGCCGGTCTGTTTGTGACCGGCGGCCTGGTCGTGGACGGCGGTCGCGGTCCCCTGACCCAGACGCCGCCGGTCATCGCCCGCGCGGAATTCCCCGAGGAATGGCGCGTGCTGCTGGTGTCCGACCCGGCCGCCGTGGGGCTGCATGGGGCGGATGAGCGCGAGGCTTTCGTCGCGCTGCCGCCGTCCAGCGCAGCGGACAGCGGCGAGCTTTGCCGCCTCGTGCTGATGCAGGCGCTGCCCGCCCTCGCCGAGCGCGCGCTGGCGCCCTTCGGCACCGCCGTCGCGCGCATCCAGGAAGTCGTCGGCGATTATTTCGCGCCCCGGCAGGGCGGGCGGCGCTTCACCAGCGCCAGGGTGGAGGCCGCCGTCGACCGGTTGACCCGCGAGGGCGCAACCGGCGGCGGCCAGACCTCCTGGGGCCCCACGGGCTTCGCCTTCGTCGAGAGCGACTCGGCGGCGCGGGCTCTGGTCGCCCGCCTCGACGCGGAAGCCCGCGCCGATGGTCTGCACATTTCAATCCATAAGGGCCTGAACCGGGGCGCCCGGATCGATGCAGTCTACGCACGACTTGCTTGA
- the glsA gene encoding glutaminase A yields the protein MTSPLQEFLKQRHAAFKTDDSGAVADYIPELTKANPAHFGASLATMDGHVYEIGDSAVPFTIQSISKAFVFALALERLGQERVEKAIGVEPSGEAFNSIRLTTDNRPFNPMVNAGAIACSGLIHHAEGNGAFELIHETLSRFAGRKLDIDDDVYLSERATGDRNRAIAWLLHNYDVLKCDVDGVLDVYFRQCAVLVTARDLAVMAATLANGGRNPVTGEQIISPYVVSRTLSVMTSSGMYDYAGEWIYRVGIPAKSGVGGGIIASLPAQLGLGTFSPKLDDHGNSVRGLKMCEALSSHYGLHVLSRADDIRTCIIADYNATGLSSRRNRMPSELKLLEERSGEIRIVELVGALSFATMDFVSRRLAEGDRASFILIDLRRTPSVSDAAALLADKVIEGLTQRGAMLVFSGFDKSSPLWPSMAAWMERSPNVRHFGLLEDAIEWAEDQVIFRYGGFEYHESTSHLNEQSLLSGLSEDELEEIADLCHARDYKTGERIIHAGDSAASLFFLQRGVVSIKLQSGARLASLLPGMVFGEMALIDDKRTADVWADTPVQCLELSVDAYRRYRSTHPHCAERMMANLAKLLAGRLVLANTKVELLSAY from the coding sequence TTGACTTCGCCATTGCAGGAATTTCTGAAACAGCGGCACGCCGCCTTCAAGACAGACGACTCCGGCGCCGTCGCCGATTACATACCGGAACTGACCAAGGCCAATCCCGCCCACTTCGGCGCCAGCCTCGCGACGATGGACGGCCATGTCTATGAGATCGGCGACAGCGCGGTTCCCTTCACGATCCAGTCGATCTCCAAGGCCTTTGTGTTCGCGCTGGCGCTGGAGCGGCTCGGGCAGGAACGGGTCGAGAAGGCGATCGGCGTCGAGCCGAGCGGCGAAGCCTTCAACTCGATCCGCCTGACGACCGACAATCGCCCCTTCAACCCGATGGTCAATGCGGGCGCCATCGCCTGTTCCGGCCTCATTCATCATGCCGAGGGGAACGGCGCCTTCGAGCTGATCCATGAGACGCTCAGCCGCTTCGCCGGGCGCAAGCTCGATATCGACGACGACGTCTATCTCTCCGAACGCGCGACCGGCGACCGCAACCGGGCCATCGCGTGGCTGCTGCACAATTACGACGTGCTGAAATGCGACGTCGACGGCGTGCTCGACGTCTACTTCCGCCAATGCGCCGTGCTCGTCACCGCGCGCGATCTGGCGGTGATGGCGGCGACGCTGGCCAATGGCGGGCGCAATCCCGTGACAGGCGAGCAGATCATTTCTCCCTACGTCGTCTCGCGCACGCTTTCCGTGATGACCAGCTCGGGCATGTATGATTACGCCGGCGAATGGATCTACCGCGTCGGCATTCCCGCCAAGAGCGGCGTCGGCGGCGGCATCATCGCCTCGCTGCCGGCGCAACTGGGTCTCGGCACCTTCTCGCCCAAGCTCGACGATCATGGCAACAGCGTGCGCGGGCTGAAAATGTGCGAGGCGCTGTCGTCGCATTACGGACTCCATGTGCTCAGCCGCGCCGACGACATTCGCACCTGCATCATCGCCGACTACAATGCGACGGGCCTCTCGTCGCGCCGCAACCGCATGCCGAGCGAACTGAAGCTTCTCGAAGAACGCAGCGGCGAGATCCGCATCGTGGAGCTCGTCGGCGCGCTGTCCTTCGCCACGATGGATTTTGTCTCCCGACGACTGGCGGAAGGCGACAGGGCGAGCTTCATCCTGATCGATCTGCGCCGCACGCCGAGCGTCTCCGACGCCGCGGCGCTGCTGGCGGACAAGGTCATCGAGGGCTTGACGCAGAGAGGCGCCATGCTGGTGTTCTCTGGCTTCGACAAGAGCTCGCCGCTCTGGCCGTCCATGGCCGCGTGGATGGAGAGATCGCCGAATGTGCGCCATTTCGGATTGCTCGAAGACGCCATCGAATGGGCCGAGGATCAGGTGATCTTTCGCTATGGCGGCTTCGAATATCACGAGTCCACCTCGCATCTCAACGAGCAGTCTCTGCTCTCGGGCCTGTCCGAGGACGAGCTGGAGGAAATCGCGGATCTCTGTCACGCCCGCGACTACAAGACGGGCGAGCGCATCATTCACGCGGGCGATTCCGCCGCGTCGCTGTTCTTCCTGCAAAGGGGCGTCGTCAGCATCAAGCTGCAAAGCGGCGCGCGCCTGGCCTCGCTGCTGCCGGGCATGGTGTTCGGCGAAATGGCGCTGATCGACGACAAGCGCACCGCCGACGTCTGGGCCGACACGCCCGTCCAGTGCCTGGAGCTGTCGGTCGACGCCTATCGACGCTACAGGAGCACGCATCCCCATTGCGCCGAGCGCATGATGGCCAATCTGGCCAAGCTTCTCGCCGGCCGGCTCGTTCTCGCCAATACGAAGGTCGAGTTGCTGAGCGCCTATTGA
- a CDS encoding beta strand repeat-containing protein gives MTSIIASLTAKQIALLSTDTVSKLTTSDIAAMKTSQIAALSSTQLSVMTTEDVSAFTTTQFSAIAANAIAGLNSVHISNLTTSEVSALSSAQLAKIVASYIDDFTTDQIAALSTAQVAALSSTQAAAIETADIAVMSSAQVAALSSKSVSALSTDQIAAMTTDAVAALTTTQVKALTSAQLGALSTDQAAALTTAQIGTLSSTQIGGLTTDSIAALSTGQTSAIAAKSVAGLRTAQIVTLSTDQAAALTTAQVAALTSTQAAALETEDLAAFTTTQFAALTSKDIAVLTTDQIAAIETADLAVLSSAQIGALGTAQIAVLSTDQTAALTTAQIGALSSKQVGALTTTTVAALSTDQVSALRTSALAGLTTAQIGVISTEQAAALTTAQIATLSTSQAAALTTDDIVALSTAQFAAMNAKDVAALITSQVAVMETADLAALSTTQVAAMTASQLSHLSTDQAAALTTAQVAVLSSSQAAALTTDAIAAMSTAQIAAISTKSVSSLTTAQVAALTTDQAAALTTSQVAALTTKQAAAIETADLAALSTSQVAAMTSKDVGALTTDQIVAMETADLAVLSTGQISALGTAQVRALTTDQAATLTTTQLAAFSSKQLGALTTEDIGALSTDQVAALSSKAVAGLTTAQVASFSTDQIAAMTTAQIAAFSSTQAAAIETDDIVALSTAQTAALSSKSIGALTTSQVAAMETADLAVLSTAQVGALSTAQIGALSTDQAAAMTTTQIAAFTSKQLGALKTDDLAALSTGQVAAISTKAIAGLTTAQVASLSTDHVAALSTGQIAALSSTQAAAIETDDIVALATDQIAALSSKGVAVLTTAQVVAIETADLAAMTTAQIGAMNTAQLSKLSTDQAAALTTAQVATLSSKQLGALTTDAVAALSTAQITAVGTAAVAGLTTAQLGAVSTDQAAALTTAQIGGLTTDDVAALSTAQVAAISTKAFSSLTTAQIVAITTDQVAALTTGQIATLTTAQANAIETEDLAAFSTTQIVSLSTKDLAALSAMQILALETADAAALTTSQIAALKSDQVASLTTDQITALSTTQIATLSSTQLSAVTTEDLATMSTAQVAALSTRAIAGLTSDQLVTLSTDQAAALTTAQVATLSSSQAAAIETTDLAALSTAQVAAFSSRSVAALSTDQVAALTTTEVAALTTVQIGALTTSQIATLSTDQAAALTTAQVNAFSSTQVGAMTTDSIAALSIDQVAAVKVAALSGLSTGQVDALSTDQSAALGTAQVAALSSQQAGALGTDELAVLSTAQIAAFSSRAIPGLTTDQIGALTTNQAAALTTTQVAALSTSQAAAIETDDLAVLSTSQLVALTTAAVGALTTDQVAAMTTTEVAGLSTRQIGALTTDQIAALSTDQATALTTAQIATLSSRQAGALTTDDVAALSTGQIAALTSGAVTGLTTDQVAAITTDQAAALTTAQIGVLSTSQAQALETDDLAALSTGQFAALTSADIAALLTTQVAAITTDQAVAFTTAQAAALTSDQIAAFSTAQSAALETADIAVLSSTQIRALETDDFAALTSTQLGAIGTSALSGLTTDDIGALSTAQADGFTSSQYQALNGDILNALFKLYNG, from the coding sequence ATGACTTCGATCATCGCCTCACTTACCGCCAAGCAGATCGCGCTGCTGTCGACCGACACCGTTTCCAAGCTGACGACCAGCGATATCGCCGCGATGAAGACATCGCAGATCGCCGCGCTGTCGTCGACGCAGTTGAGCGTGATGACGACGGAAGACGTCAGCGCCTTCACGACGACGCAGTTTTCGGCCATCGCGGCCAATGCGATCGCCGGTCTCAACAGCGTGCACATCAGCAATCTGACGACGTCCGAAGTCAGCGCGCTGTCCTCCGCCCAGCTGGCCAAGATCGTCGCTTCCTACATCGACGATTTCACCACCGACCAGATCGCCGCGCTCTCCACCGCACAGGTCGCCGCCCTGTCGTCGACACAGGCGGCGGCCATCGAAACCGCCGACATCGCCGTCATGTCGAGCGCGCAAGTTGCGGCGCTCAGTTCGAAGAGCGTCTCCGCGCTTTCGACGGATCAGATCGCGGCGATGACCACCGACGCGGTCGCGGCGCTGACGACGACGCAGGTGAAGGCGCTCACCTCCGCGCAGCTCGGCGCGCTGTCGACCGACCAGGCGGCGGCGCTCACCACGGCGCAGATCGGCACGCTGTCCTCCACGCAGATCGGGGGTCTCACGACTGACAGCATCGCGGCGCTTTCCACCGGTCAGACGTCGGCCATCGCGGCCAAATCCGTCGCCGGCCTGCGCACCGCGCAAATCGTCACCCTCTCCACCGATCAGGCTGCGGCGCTGACGACCGCGCAGGTCGCCGCGCTCACGTCGACGCAGGCGGCGGCGCTCGAGACCGAGGATCTCGCCGCCTTCACGACGACACAGTTCGCCGCCCTCACCAGCAAGGACATTGCGGTCCTCACGACCGATCAGATCGCCGCCATCGAGACAGCCGATCTCGCCGTGTTGTCGAGCGCGCAGATTGGCGCGCTCGGCACGGCGCAGATCGCCGTTCTGTCGACCGATCAGACTGCGGCGCTGACGACCGCGCAGATCGGCGCGCTTTCCTCCAAGCAGGTCGGCGCGCTGACGACGACGACTGTCGCCGCCTTGTCGACGGATCAGGTTTCGGCCCTGCGCACCAGCGCTCTCGCCGGCCTCACCACGGCGCAGATCGGTGTGATCTCCACCGAACAGGCGGCGGCGCTGACCACGGCGCAGATCGCGACGCTCTCGACAAGCCAGGCGGCGGCGCTGACGACCGACGACATCGTCGCGCTGTCGACGGCCCAGTTCGCCGCGATGAACGCCAAGGACGTGGCCGCGCTCATCACCTCGCAGGTTGCGGTGATGGAAACGGCGGACCTCGCCGCGCTGTCGACCACGCAGGTCGCCGCGATGACCGCGTCGCAGCTCAGCCATCTCTCGACCGATCAGGCGGCGGCGCTCACCACCGCGCAGGTCGCGGTGCTGTCCTCCTCGCAGGCGGCGGCGCTCACCACTGACGCCATTGCGGCCATGTCGACGGCGCAGATCGCCGCCATCAGCACCAAGTCTGTCTCGTCGCTGACGACGGCGCAGGTCGCCGCGCTGACGACCGATCAGGCGGCGGCGCTGACCACCTCGCAGGTCGCTGCGCTCACCACGAAGCAGGCCGCCGCGATCGAAACCGCCGATCTCGCCGCCCTGTCGACCTCTCAGGTCGCGGCGATGACGAGCAAGGACGTTGGCGCGCTGACGACCGATCAGATTGTCGCCATGGAAACGGCCGATCTCGCCGTTCTCTCCACCGGCCAGATCAGCGCGCTCGGCACGGCTCAGGTCCGCGCGCTCACCACCGATCAGGCTGCGACGCTCACGACGACACAGCTCGCCGCCTTCTCGTCCAAGCAGCTCGGCGCGCTGACGACAGAAGACATCGGCGCCCTGTCGACCGATCAGGTTGCGGCGCTCAGCTCGAAGGCTGTCGCCGGTCTCACGACCGCGCAGGTCGCGAGCTTCTCGACCGATCAGATTGCGGCGATGACGACGGCGCAGATCGCCGCCTTCTCCTCGACGCAGGCTGCGGCCATTGAGACCGACGACATTGTCGCGCTCTCCACCGCCCAGACCGCCGCCCTGTCCTCGAAGAGCATCGGCGCGCTGACGACCAGTCAGGTCGCCGCCATGGAGACGGCGGATCTCGCCGTGCTGTCGACGGCGCAGGTTGGCGCCCTCTCCACCGCGCAGATCGGCGCGCTGTCGACCGATCAGGCGGCGGCGATGACGACGACGCAGATTGCGGCTTTCACCTCGAAGCAGCTCGGCGCGCTCAAGACGGATGACCTCGCGGCGCTGTCGACCGGTCAGGTCGCGGCGATCAGCACCAAGGCCATCGCCGGCCTCACGACCGCGCAGGTCGCGAGCCTGTCGACGGATCATGTCGCCGCGCTGTCGACCGGGCAGATCGCCGCGCTCTCCTCGACACAGGCCGCGGCCATCGAGACCGATGACATTGTCGCGCTCGCGACGGATCAGATCGCCGCGCTCTCCTCCAAGGGCGTCGCGGTGCTGACGACGGCTCAGGTCGTCGCCATCGAGACGGCGGACCTCGCCGCCATGACCACCGCGCAGATCGGCGCGATGAACACAGCGCAGCTTTCCAAACTCTCGACGGATCAGGCCGCCGCCCTGACGACGGCGCAGGTCGCGACCCTGTCGTCGAAACAGCTCGGCGCGCTCACGACCGACGCCGTGGCGGCGCTGTCCACCGCGCAGATCACGGCCGTCGGCACGGCCGCCGTGGCTGGCCTGACGACCGCGCAACTCGGCGCCGTGTCGACGGATCAGGCGGCGGCGCTGACGACCGCGCAGATCGGCGGGCTGACGACGGATGACGTCGCGGCGCTGTCGACCGCCCAGGTCGCCGCGATCTCCACCAAGGCCTTCTCGTCGCTGACGACCGCCCAGATCGTCGCCATCACCACCGATCAGGTGGCGGCGCTGACCACGGGCCAGATCGCCACGCTGACGACGGCTCAGGCCAATGCAATCGAGACGGAGGATCTCGCCGCCTTCTCGACGACGCAGATCGTCTCCTTGTCGACCAAGGATCTCGCGGCGCTCTCGGCCATGCAGATCCTTGCGCTGGAGACCGCTGACGCGGCGGCGCTGACGACCTCTCAGATCGCCGCGCTGAAATCGGATCAGGTCGCCTCCTTGACGACGGATCAGATCACCGCGCTGTCCACGACGCAGATTGCAACGCTCTCCTCGACCCAGCTCAGCGCCGTGACGACGGAGGATCTTGCCACCATGTCGACCGCGCAGGTCGCGGCGCTGTCGACAAGAGCCATCGCCGGCCTGACCAGCGATCAGCTGGTCACGCTCTCCACCGATCAGGCGGCGGCGCTGACCACGGCGCAGGTCGCGACGCTCTCCTCGTCGCAGGCCGCCGCCATCGAGACCACGGATCTCGCGGCGCTGTCCACGGCGCAGGTCGCCGCCTTCAGCAGCCGCAGCGTCGCCGCGCTGTCGACCGATCAGGTCGCGGCCTTGACGACGACTGAAGTGGCCGCGCTGACCACGGTCCAGATCGGCGCGCTGACGACGTCGCAGATCGCCACGCTCTCGACCGATCAGGCGGCGGCGCTGACGACCGCGCAGGTCAACGCCTTCTCGTCGACCCAGGTCGGCGCGATGACGACCGACAGCATCGCCGCGCTCTCCATCGATCAGGTGGCCGCGGTGAAGGTCGCCGCCCTGTCCGGCCTCTCGACCGGCCAGGTGGATGCGCTGTCGACCGACCAGTCCGCGGCGCTCGGGACGGCGCAGGTCGCCGCCCTCTCGTCGCAGCAGGCGGGGGCGCTCGGCACGGATGAACTTGCCGTGCTGTCGACCGCCCAGATCGCCGCGTTCAGCTCGAGGGCGATCCCGGGCCTGACCACGGACCAGATCGGCGCGCTGACCACCAATCAGGCCGCCGCCCTGACCACCACGCAGGTCGCCGCCCTGTCCACCAGCCAGGCGGCCGCGATCGAAACGGACGACCTTGCGGTCCTGTCCACGTCGCAGCTTGTCGCCCTGACGACGGCGGCGGTCGGCGCGCTGACGACCGACCAGGTCGCCGCGATGACGACGACCGAGGTTGCGGGGCTGAGCACGCGCCAGATCGGCGCGCTGACCACCGATCAGATCGCGGCTCTGTCGACGGATCAGGCGACGGCGCTGACCACGGCCCAGATCGCCACCCTGTCCTCGCGGCAGGCCGGCGCCCTGACGACGGACGATGTCGCCGCGCTGTCCACCGGCCAGATCGCCGCCCTGACCTCGGGCGCCGTCACCGGCCTGACGACGGATCAGGTCGCGGCGATTACGACCGATCAGGCTGCGGCGCTGACGACCGCCCAGATCGGCGTCCTGTCCACCTCCCAGGCGCAGGCCCTGGAGACGGACGACCTCGCCGCCCTGTCGACGGGCCAGTTCGCCGCCCTCACCTCGGCGGACATTGCGGCCCTGCTGACGACGCAGGTTGCGGCGATCACGACCGATCAGGCCGTGGCGTTTACCACCGCTCAGGCGGCGGCGCTGACGTCCGACCAGATCGCCGCCTTCTCGACGGCGCAGTCCGCCGCGCTGGAGACGGCCGACATCGCCGTCCTGTCCTCGACGCAGATCCGCGCGCTGGAGACAGACGACTTCGCCGCGCTGACCTCGACGCAGCTCGGCGCCATCGGCACCTCGGCGCTCTCTGGGCTGACGACCGACGACATCGGCGCCTTAAGCACCGCGCAAGCTGACGGGTTTACGTCCTCTCAGTATCAGGCGCTCAACGGCGACATTCTGAACGCGCTGTTCAAGCTCTACAACGGCTGA
- a CDS encoding 4a-hydroxytetrahydrobiopterin dehydratase yields the protein MSREEKPLPEQEVVERLGRELPHWRYENGWIRRKYKTHGWKGTLMVVNTVGHLAEAAWHHPDIAASYAWVEVKLMTHTAKGITDKDFDLAKKIEEVVCWRPGKEGGALEGTPETDQRFAYIKYD from the coding sequence ATGAGCAGGGAAGAAAAGCCTTTGCCCGAGCAGGAGGTCGTCGAGCGGCTCGGTCGCGAATTGCCGCACTGGCGCTACGAAAACGGGTGGATTCGGCGCAAATACAAGACTCATGGCTGGAAGGGCACGCTGATGGTGGTCAACACCGTCGGCCATCTCGCCGAGGCCGCCTGGCACCACCCCGACATCGCCGCATCTTATGCCTGGGTCGAGGTCAAGCTGATGACCCACACGGCCAAGGGCATAACCGACAAGGACTTCGATCTGGCCAAAAAGATCGAGGAGGTTGTCTGCTGGCGGCCTGGCAAGGAGGGCGGCGCGCTCGAGGGCACGCCCGAGACGGACCAGCGCTTCGCCTACATCAAATATGACTGA
- the folP gene encoding dihydropteroate synthase: MTETFSFDRAAIGAARDRFFAPVGQRPVIMGIVNVTPDSFSDGGLFVSKEAALAQARKLAAEGADIVDVGAESTRPGHTPVPPEEEWARLAPLLATLVREAGVPVSIDTYKAVTARRALSVGVAVVNDVWGLQRDPDMAHAVAEAGAGVVVMHNRAAADPEIDILSDMLRFFERSLEIARRAGVSEAHIALDPGIGFGKNRLQNYAALRATPALLALGFPLLIGVSRKSIFKDLPEARVEGRLVGTLAANLLMAAEGAQIFRVHDVAEHKAAFEVLSILGAAKG, encoded by the coding sequence ATGACTGAGACGTTTTCCTTCGACCGGGCGGCCATCGGCGCCGCCCGGGACCGGTTCTTCGCGCCCGTTGGCCAGCGTCCGGTCATCATGGGCATCGTCAATGTCACGCCGGATTCCTTTTCGGACGGCGGCCTTTTCGTCTCGAAAGAGGCGGCGCTGGCGCAGGCGAGGAAACTCGCCGCGGAGGGCGCCGACATTGTCGACGTCGGCGCCGAATCGACCCGCCCCGGCCACACGCCCGTCCCGCCCGAAGAGGAGTGGGCGCGGCTCGCGCCCCTGCTCGCGACGCTGGTGCGGGAGGCGGGGGTTCCCGTGTCGATTGACACTTACAAGGCCGTCACCGCGCGCCGCGCGCTTTCCGTGGGCGTCGCGGTCGTCAATGACGTCTGGGGTCTTCAGCGCGACCCGGACATGGCCCATGCCGTGGCCGAGGCCGGGGCAGGGGTCGTCGTCATGCATAATCGCGCCGCCGCCGATCCGGAGATTGACATCCTCTCGGATATGCTGCGGTTTTTCGAGCGCTCGCTTGAGATTGCGCGACGGGCGGGGGTGAGCGAGGCCCATATCGCGCTCGATCCGGGGATCGGTTTCGGCAAGAACCGGCTGCAGAATTACGCGGCGTTGCGGGCGACCCCGGCGCTTCTGGCGCTGGGCTTCCCGCTGCTCATCGGCGTCTCGCGCAAGTCGATCTTCAAGGATCTGCCCGAGGCGCGGGTCGAGGGCCGGCTCGTGGGCACGCTTGCCGCGAACCTCCTCATGGCGGCCGAAGGCGCGCAGATCTTCCGCGTGCATGACGTGGCGGAGCATAAAGCCGCCTTTGAGGTTCTCTCCATATTGGGCGCTGCGAAAGGATGA